The DNA sequence CAccttttgatgagttgagagaacaatgataatgaatttttagttgaggagcaattgctccaattgagttagaGTTAATggaccattgttacaatttactctaaatttcgataagtaattaaaaatcatacaaatgcataggtatttataaagttttaagttaaaattgatttaaataattttcttaaattattttagaagttagatttaattttgggctgtcaaatttttttttaaccattgtatttgatctcatttgatcATAGCTGTTAGATTataagtaacaaaaaaaaaaaaattgaaatatgacAGTTTGGTGAGTTCAGAATAATTTAAGCGAGACTTAAATCTTGGGGGAAATTTAGcccaaaaatatattttctttccgGGACTTATTTTAACCCAATGATTGAAGATGATTTGGAAGGATTTTAaagcttatattttaaattttatcccAAAGAGATTGTGTTATAAATATTCatgaatttaatataaattaatttgtagaaGAGTCGCAAACAGAGCAAATACCTACTTAATTTCGAATTCCCCTCCTTATAAATGAATATAAATTATTCAAtcctccttaaaaaaaaaaaaagaaaaaaaaaaaagaaaaagaaaaaaagaagagttaTATTCTCTTCAAAGGATAAAACTCTCCGAAACCACGACACGTCGTTTGTCGCGTCTTCTCGACGTTTACTTCTTAAACCCTCAAAACCCTCACTGCATCCATAGATTTGgggaaaaaaatgaataatctGAAGCTTTACTCGGAGGTCTCTCTGAATCTCCACTTACAATCCGAGGAGGAGCTCATACTCTTCTCCGCATTCGACATCGAGCAGAATCGCTTGTTCTTCGCTTCCTCCCACAATAACATTTACGCCACTCACCTCTCGTCCAtccaggtgtgtgtgtgtgtgtgtgtatgtcaGTATGTGTGTGTTTGTATGCATGCTTTGTTGATTTTCTTGTTCTAATTGGAACCCTAATTTTGATAATTGATTGTGGTGTAGAATGAAAGGGCGTGGAGCAAAACCTCGATATCGGCGCAAGTTAATCAAATCGAATTGGATCCCAAGGACTTCATCACTTCATTTAGTTACCTCATGGAGAAAGAGGCGCTTTTGGTGGGAACTGGCAACGGGCTTCTGCTGCTGCATTCTGTGGATGATAATGCTACCCAAGTCGTCGGTGGTGTGGATGGTGGTGTCAAGTGCATCGCCCCCAGTCCGGATGGTGACCTCCTTGCCATAACTACTGGGTCTGGGCAGGTGCTGGTGATGACTCAGGATTGGGATTTGTTGTACGAGACCGCGCTTGAGGACCTACCGGAAGATGGCAACCACGTATGTAAGGACCTCTTTCCATTATTCGTAGATTTTTGATATTTCAGTTTTGCTTTTGTGCTTAGCGTTTGCTAGTTGTTTGCTAGGTGTCCACTTATCGTTTGTGTATGACATGGGTTGGTTAATTTGGAAATTTAGTGACTGGTAAAAACTATGGTTTCAGGTGAACAGCAACTATCTTCTAAGTTCACATTTGAAAGGCCTATTTCTTGGCGAGGTGATGGGAAGTACTTTGTCACCCTAAGTGAGGTGCAGGATTCAGCATCCATGCTTAAGAGGCTTAAAATTTGGGAGCGACATTCGGGAGCAGTACATGCTGTTTCTGAATCAAAGTCGTTCATGGGATCAGTTGTGGACTGGATGCCCAGTGGAGCAAAAATTGCAGCTGTTTATGATAGGAAATCGGAAAATGAGTGCCCCTCAATAGTTTTCTTTGAGAGGAATGGGTTAGAAAGAAACTTGTTTAGCATCAATGAGCAAACAAATGCATCCATAGAATTTCTCAAGTGGAATTGCAGCTCAGATCTGCTTGCTGCCGTTGTCCGATGTGAAAACTATGACTGCGTCAAGGTTTGGTATTTCAGTAACAACCATTGGTACTTGAAATCTGAAATTAGATACCCAAGACAGGATGGAGTGAGGTTTGTctggaatccaacaaagtcactGCAGTTGTTATGTTGGACTCTTGGCGGCCAGATTACATCGTACGACTTCATATGGAATTCAGCTGTGATGGATGACTCTACTGCTCTAGTAATTGATGACTCCACGATACTTGTAACGCCTCTTTCTTTATACGTAATGCCACCTCCAATGTACTTATTCAGCCTTAAATTCCTGAGTGCTGTCCGGGACTTTGCTTTCTATTCCAAGAATTCTAAGAACTGTTTGGCTGCTTTTCTGTCAGATGGTTCTTTATGTGTCGTTGAGCTTCCTGCCACTGATACTTGGGAAGAATTAGAAGGCAAAGAATTTTCCGCTGAGGCATCCATTTCTGAATCACCATTTGGTTCATTTTTGCATATGACATGGTTGGACCCGCATAAAATTCTTGCTGTTTCTCACTACGGGTTCAGTCATAGTAATTACTTATCTCAAACTACATCAAGTGAGGATGGCGCGGGCTTTAATTTGCAGGAAGTTGAGCTTGAATGTTCTGAGAATCATGTCCCTGGTTTAGTGACATGCTCAGGCTGGCATGCAAAAGTTGCTGGCCAAAACTCTCTAGAAGAGATGATTATTTCAATTGCTCCTAATCCTGCTAGAAAAGGTTCggcatttgtccaatttgatgGTGGAAAGGTTTGCGAGTACGTCCCAAAGTTTGGTATTCCTAGGGGAGTTCCAAAACATGATTGGAGTTTCTCATCAACTTGCCCTTCTATGAGTGTGGTTCTAGTTGGAAACAGTGGGTCATTGGAACCTTTAATTTCTGGACTTGATGAGAGCTGTAGGCTGCACGTCAATGGGAAGATAATATGCAACAACTGCAGCAGTTTCTCTTTGTACTCAAATTTGGATGACCAAGTGATCACACATATAGTTTTTGCAACTAAGCAGGATTGCCTTTTTATTGCTGACATCACAGATATATTTCATAGAGAGTTGgaaataaaatatgagaaacCCATCCAAGCTGGTAACAAGAAACGAGAAGATCATGGAGACTTCATAAACATATGGGAAAGAGGTGCAAAGGTTGTTGGAGTCCTGCATGGAGACGAAGCTGCTGTTATTTTGCAAACAACTCGGGGGAACCTAGAATCCATTTATCCAAGAAAATTGGTCCTGGCCTCTATTTGCAATGCATTGGTACAGAGGCGCTTCAGAGACGCACTTCTCATGGTGAGGCGGCATAGGATAGATTTCAATGTCATTGTTGACTATTGTGGTTGGCAAGTGTTTCTCCAATCAGCTTCAGAATTTGTCAAACAGGTTAATAACTTGAACTACGTAACTGAGTTTGTTTGTGCCATAAACAATGAAAACATTATAGAGACACtgtataaaaaatttatttctctACCCTTCCTGAAAGAAGCTAAAGATGACTCCAAGGGTTTTGATTCGAATAACAAGATATCTTCTGTGCTTCTGGCCATAAGGAAGGCTCTTGAGGAACATTCACCGGAAGTTCCTGCAAGGGAGCTTTGCATTTTAACCACTCTAGCTCGTAGTGACCCCCCCGCACTTGATGAGGCTTTGGAGAGAATAAAAGCTATCCGTGAAATGGAATTGTCAGGTTCCAATGACCAAAGGAGAATGTCGTACCCCTCTGCTGAAGAGGCTTTGAAGCATCTCCTGTGGTTATCTGATTCTGAGTCTGTGTATGAGGCTGCTTTAGGCCTTTACGATTTGAACCTTGCAGCTATGGTGGCATTGAACTCTCAGCGGGACCCTAAAGAGTTCCTTCCTTTTCTTCAAGAATTGGAATCGATGCCAGTTACTTTAATGCGTTATAACATTGACCTTAGGCTGCACAGGTTTGAGAAAGCTCTCAAGCACATTGTTTCTGCAGGAGACGCTTGTTATGCAGATTCTCTGAATCTGATGAGGAAAAATCCTCAACTTTTCCCCTTGGGACATCAATTGATTGCTAATCCTGCCAAGAAGAAGCAAGTCCTCGAGGCCTGGGGAGATTATCTTAGTGGTGAAAAATGCTTCGATGATGCTGCTGCCACTTATTTGTGTTGTTCCAGTTTGGAGAAGGCTTTGAAGTCCTACCGTGCTTGTGGTAATTGGAGTAAGGTGCTTACAGTTGCTGGGCTTCTAAAACTGAGTGAAGATGAGATCATGCAAATGGCTCATGAGCTTTGTGAAGAACTTCAAGCACTTGGTAAACCAAGGGAAGCAGCCAAAATTGCTCTGGAGTATTGTGGTGACGTTAACAATGGGATGAATTTGTTGATTAGCGCCAGGGATTGGGAGGAGGCTTTGAGAGTCGCTTTAATGCACAATAGACAGGATTTGGTCTCTGATGTGAAGAATGCATCCTTGGAATGTGCAAGCTTGCTCGTTGGTGAATACGAGGAAGGTTTGGAGAAAGTAGGGAAGTACTTGGCTCGATACTTGGCTTTAAGACAAAGAAGGTTACTTCTTGCAGCAAAAATCCAGTCAGAGGAACGGTCAATAGACGATCTTGACGATGATACTGCTTCAGAAGCTAGCAGTAATTACAGTGGAATGAGTGCTTACACCACGGGGTATGTATTTTACATCTTATTGTCATATAGCTTTTCCTCTTTGGCTAGATTTTgcatattgttttttttcttctagttgTGTAGCTAACGTTCTCCATCAGAGGGTCATAATATGTTGATTATCACTTCTGCGCCCGGACCCAGATGGTGGGGCACCCTTTCCCTgtactttttattaatttataccTCAATCAATAGCTTAGTTTCGTTGCTCGCACATGCAATATATTGTTTCAGCCAATGTCGTCTTGTTGAGGATGGTCACAGCTGCTGTCTCCCCTCACTTCTTTCCACCTTCCATTATTTCTTACATTTACTTCTTTGGAACGTTGCATTTGAGTTTATTTTTGAGCCATTTCTTCAAAGAACGTATTGTGGAGGATGGTTCTCACATTGAATTCAATGCCTGTAGTTTGTACTATCAGTCTTTAATTGGTTTCCAATCTCATGTGCAGGACCAGGGGTAGCTCTGGTACTTCCAACCGATCAAATGCAGCCAGCAAGGCAAGAGATGCCAGGCGCcagagaaaaagaggaaaaatcCGCCCCGGCAGGTATGATTGTTATTGTAAAAGATTAAGGGATTCTTTTCCAATATTGTGACTGTTCCTGGTCACTAACAATTGCTAATAAATTAACTACTTGACATTTTAGTCCTGGCGAGGAACTGGCTCTGGCAGACCACTTGAAGGGAATGTCTCTAACGACTGGAGCTTTGCAAGAGCTAAAGTCTTTGTTACTTTCGCTTGTGATGCTTGGCGAGGTTGAAATCGCAAGGAAGCTACAAAGGGCTGGGGAAAACCTCCAACTGTCTCATATGGCAGCAGTCAAACTAACTGAAGATACAATATCCAGTGATAACATAGACGAGCATTCGCAGACTTTGGATCATTACACACAAATTATCCGAAGTGAAGTGCAGAACTCCGAGGCTTTCTTTTGGCGATGTGAAGTATTTCTTTCCCCTTAACAAGGGAGTTCGGTAACTTTCTAACTACAAAATCTTTCGAGACATAGCTTGGTCAGGCTCCTTACATGGATGAAATGTCGATACGATGCCTGTGGATGGTAGCTTGTTTGAAGCTAGagaaatttgacatttccttgTATGATATCTGGCGAATCCCTTGCACTGGAAAGGCTCCAGATTGTCGATACACAGAAAACTGTTATCTGCATGCTGTGCGGAGTTCGCGCATGCTGTTATCTAGACGCTGGTTGGCGAAAGGCGTGGGAAGCAAACGAGTAGGGGGTGAGGAAAGGCAATTTCATCGCAGAAGCAAGTGATTCtcgattttgtttttcattgttTGGATCTTGTATCATGATAGGGAATTTACCACACACGCAAACGGGATAAAAAATCCtataatacttgcaagaatgacaaggttATTGTGGTATAAACAGATCTTGCAAGGTTGTTCTTTACatgaattattaaataaatcgAAGCAAACCAAattctaattaattattgtaagcAGAAATTTGAGATGATTGATTCTATAACctacttaaattaaaacgaatttaatttataaaaataaaacaatctgcAATATTCAAgctgaaagaaaaggaaaagttttgaagaaatcaaattaagaaagcatTAGGGTttcaccatcacctagcaatcctatgaaCTTTTACCAATTtcttatgatctacacatgttactttgaatgttaggttttcttaatttatattctacttggaacctccaacatagaacgtatatttAACATGCTACCCATCCGGACGTTTGGATCAAATttgaacatgagagactcattatgctttatgaaaaccttttgaaaaaccatgcaacccttaagacgtgatgttcatcttaagtgaaattacaattattaatcacaagaaactAGCGCCAATTTCGGAGGACCTTCTGACCAAAagtgcatcaaattacttttataaagatcctaatggtgcTCAgacattaagacaattagatattTTTAATCACGATGTTTAATAAGTCAAAGTGTGCATGCAATCAattataagcaattaaataaaaattatatattcatACTAAGGCACAAGGtttcgccctagcaaaaggaaatagttatgcatattcataattgaaatcatagaaaatattattaagaataaaaggaatgaaaacaccttaaagtagaaaatctccaagaaccctagcAATTACTTTCTGTTtccaaagttgcataaaagaaagtGCGTCCCAGACTAGGGCTAACTAAAACCTTAAATATCTCCCTAAAAGCCAGCCGCACAATCCTTGAGAACCAAGTCTCTTATTTTCACTAGGAAGctaactaataataaaatatattaaaacataaagTCCTAATTAAGTTAGGATAAACTGCACAGAAACCGTCCAGCgacgttttagcctcaaatctcttccaaatccggcccaagatagatttttttaaagataagaacattctgaacacatctccaggAGGTCACAaacccatccgaggtcatcttgagctccaaaaacgcaagtcaagcccaaaacgtcactattccTGCACCGCGAATCGTTCCTTTATTTTATCGCTAGAAATAACCGCTTAGTGgaaaaatctaatattttgaCACGATCAAGCTAAGTGACTCACAAACGTCCTCCAACTGGAATTACtttaaaattcgtccatttgGTCCTGTTTTGCTCTAGCGGAAGTCAaaagtcctatattgaaaatacaattcaaagtattaaaattcttccaaaatattaagcaaaatatactaaaaataggattaaatatataatataaaatatactcatcatATCAGAGACTTGATTATGTTTTTCTCACCTGTAATTAAACTAAATTCGTtaaaaatttgggtttttttttaacttgggAGGAATTCATGCATGCTTTGAAAAGTTTTTCACCAGATTtctaacataaaaaaaaaaaaaaaaaaaaaaaaaaaggaatcatAAAATATAGGGCCCAACCGGGTTCGAACCGGTGACCTCTTGATCTGCAGTCAAATGCTCTACCACTGAGCTATGGACCCTTGGATGTTCATACATTTACAACGTTTAATTACATATCcagatgtaatcataaaaagatAGTTTTAATACTAAAcctagatttattggatttgttGCTAAAATACCTGAAACACCCGGTGGATGGCCAATAACCCATTCATTACACTTCAACTGGGTTATTCTATTTCACCTCttagaaagaaaagaacttCACTTAAAATACTTAATAGCATGGCAATATGTAATTGAACCAGTAGTTGTATATTTCATGTGAGCGGGCATCCACATACACCTAAGAAAATGAAAGTTCAAATAAAGATTTCCTCACACATTAGCACAATCATCCGGTGTAGCTCACTACATCTCATGGTTTAGAGTTTCCAGGTTCGACTCCTGGCACcggaatattttttttagattatttttttcattacaataaaaaaattctcatcCAATTCTTTGTTGAGTAGGTACATAATCTTTTCTCTAATTGTATTTCACCACCTTAGTAGTAGTTCTAATTGCCCAATCTCAACAACAATGGATAAGAGGCCTTCCATGCAACAATAATACTAATCTCAAACCAATCATGCACTGTCACGTGAGATCGAAACCAATTATTCGAGCAAATAAATTAGAAGAACCAAAgcaacaaaaaatgaaatgttCAACGAGTTAGAGAGGAAAGGTGATTATTAGAGTGGTTCTCAGTTCAATCTGGTTGTTTCCATACAATCTGTAGCTTTCACTGCAGGGGGCAGTGAGCAGACAGACTTGGCAGCTTCGAGAACAAAATCTTGTTTGTTGAAGATGTGATTGCTTAAAGTTGTATGATGGGAGTTGTGCAACTCTCATCAAGGTCACCAGCGATCTTTGCACGAGCAGATACCAGcacaaaattatgaaaacaAGTAGCATCATTGAAAGCCTTTACATGGTTTCTCATCTTCGCAACCTGCAGCATGGCGATGCACTTCAGCAGCACATAGAGTTCTTCCAATCAGTCGAAGTTTTACATCTTCTGAAGTAAGTTATTTCACATACTGTGCAAGTTCTCAGCTCTCATGTTGGGGCTGGGTAATTGTAGTCACCCACCCGAAAGGGCTGGACCCTGTTTTCAACTTCTACCCAACTACATCCCGGAGTTCTCTTCAACCCCGTGTCACTCATCATTGATCTTGTCTTGCCAAAATCACTCCATCTAGAAGAATGAGCACGTATATCAGATAACTATGAAATTCGCGGCATTTCTAGGCTCAAGCTTAACAAGATGACTCAATGCAATTTCTCCTAACTCCGCATTAGAATGCACCCTACATGCACCTAATAAAGCTCCCCAGACTCCAGCATCCGGTTCCATTGGCATTGTATTAATTAAGTTTAAAGCTTCATCGAATAAACCAGCAAGACCTAGAAGATATACCAAGCAAGCATAATGTTCCAACTCTGGTTCAACATTGTGCTTTTCATGCATGGCCTGAAAAATATTCTTTCCTTCTTTTACCAGACCTGTGTGTCTGCAAGCGGACGGAACACCGATGAATGACACAGAATCAACTTGGACAGGATTCTTTTGCATCAGTGAGAAAAGTGCAACGGCGTCAACTCCTTGCCCGTGCACTGCATTCCATGAAACTTTGTCTTTGTGCTCCATCTCATCAAACCATTTCTCTGAAAAACTGAGCAGTCCACACTTAGCTTACATATCAACGAAACTATTTCCGACAGGGGTATTAGACAGAAACCCCGTTTGTATACTGCAGATGAAAAGCCATGCCCTCTCTTTAAGGCCGCCAGATATGCCACTGCAGGAAGGATGCTGACAAATGTGACTAAATCAGGATGAAAGTTCTCTAAGTTCATCTGGTGAAAAGAAGATATAGTTTCCTTGGCATATCCACCCTGCATATATCCAGAAATTATCTCATTCCACGATACCACATCCTTCATAAATTCGGTTCTGCTAAACAGAATGTCAGCTGAGGATATGTTACCGCATTTGCAATACATGCCAAGCGCATTTTTGACAGCAACATCATCCTCGCACCCATtctttataatctgtccatGAACACAGGTACCGTGATCTAGGTCACTTAGTATGCTACCAGcggaaaaaaaaacccaccatGGTTCCTGCATCAGCCTTTATTTCAAACGACTAGAGGTGGCAAATCAATCTATTGTTGTTATTGGGTACATATTACCATAGTATAGAGGTCAGATTGGTAGTGATGATGACGGTGTAAggtgaaattaaactaaatgagtCTTGATGGGTATCCGTTAACAACCCGATAGGTTGATAATTTGCCGTCTCTACAAACGATCATAATTCATGGAACACCTTGAGCTTGCTCCTGAGGTGACTTGTAGTCTTGTAGACTCGTGATTTCAAGTGGAAGTCTTTTGGGCCTGGAGCCCACAGAATACTAAGAGACCCATATTTGATTCAGGCCCAATAGGCCCAACTTTATCATCTCTCTCGCCTCCCTCCTCAAGGTTTTCACTTTCTGAATCAGACCCAGATTGGTCTCTGGAGTTtgggggttagggttttgggaaaTGGAAGCCAGGAAGCTCCTCAACGACAAGAAATTCTGGGTCGCATCTTTCCTCATTGCTTGGGCTGCTGCTCTCCAGGTGCACCAACATCTCTTTCTTCACACACAGAGACTGCACATTTAgtgttataatatatatataatctatgTAAGTCTTATAGTTATGAACTGGTTGTGGAAGTCAAGTTGGATGCTTTTGTGAGTTTTCAGGGGCACATGATGTGGGTGCAGAGACAGGAATCCTTCAAGCAAAAGTTTGGCAGTTTCAGCGAAACCGAAACCAGTGATGCCGAAAAGTAACGAAAACAGGACATATTTGTTTGAAAGcacatcaaaattttaaatttgtatgTAAACAAAACAATTCCcagtttaatttgtttgtagTTTATGAGTTCTATTGTGTAGCTTGGGAGCTTTCACTTTTAGTAATCTGACTGAAATGTGAAACTTTTTGTAGACATATGCAATATGCATTGTGATATGCAAAGAAATAAAGTGATTGTGGGGCATAAATCAAAGGCAAAGTTCATTTTCGGGTTGTTTCTTAGTTGTTTATGCGGTTTTTGTCCACCTTACTgccttaattttgtgttttggaTGGTTGTTGTTGCGGTTTTTGTCCACCTTACTGCCTTAATTTTGCGTTTTGGATAGTTGTTTTTGCAGTCATGTTGAGATTAGGATCTTGTGCACGTCTTTGATGTACGATTAAAGgttttttcttatgaattttgttGATTTGATAGTAAAGAAGAAGGCAAAATTAGAAATCCAATGTGCTTTGACTTGTATGTCGTtggtttgttttctttgttaataACAGAGGTTGCTGCCCAAATACATGTTTGCTTTTTCTGGTAGCTCTATTTGGGATAACAAATGGTGACAAGCTTTGCCTTTTAAATGTATGAAGTTGTAATTTTCCCTGCATTTAACATGAAGGTTACCTGCTGCTTTTACAACCACAAGGAATCAGGACATTCTTGAGATTGCCATTTTCCTGTTTTAAGTCCGAACATGGATCACATATCTTAGAAATCCAATAGATTCTGAGAGTTTTTAATGTCGTCATTTCTACTTGCCCGCAAGTTTCTAGTGCGGTTCTAAGTAGTTCGTAGTATGTTGATGTGCGCATGTAGGATCCGTCGCTAGCAGTGACATAGATTGAATGGCAGTGATGATGCTTTGAACTAGTAACCTTGAACTAGAAGGAGTTGGTGCCGTTAGATAAGCCTTCATCAAACTGTTTAACACTTCCTAGATACTATATGCGCTTGATGACTTGGTTGTGTGGTATATTCTGCAGAAACATTGCCTTTCTCTGAACTCCTCCGTTAGAAACTGTTCTCTCTTCCACGGGTGGGGTAAGATGGGGGGATGGCGGAGGAATCCGCGTTGGGGCATGGTCGTAAACTTCTCACATTTTCCTGGTAGATTAGGGATAACAAATTTCTATCCGTGTCATCGATGACTCAGTGAATATTCATGCTATCATCATGTGAATGTGAGATCACAATTCATCACCCAGATAAAAGTCTCcagcctttttcttcttttttttaatttttttttttaaactttttgaaGACATGAATTTCAAGGAAGTTACAATCTGGGAAACTGTTGAAATCACTTCATGGAAGATTGAGGAAACAAATTATGTCATCCTAGCAGCAGATCATCTAGAATCCCACACTAGTCTTCAAGTTTATGTTGGTCAGCGGTTTTAGGTATTTTGACAGAAGCATAATATGATTTTCTTGGCCAAGTCTAACCTTGCATGATGTGAGATTATAAGTGCGTCATACATAATATTATCTTTCATCCTCAAATTCAGTTTCAGATAGAGAATGATTTCCGCACATTAATATTTTATGCATATCTACTCTTTATATTCATCAAGgtctcttgattttttttttaacttattgtttaaaaattaaaagtaagcATATGCCAGCAGGATGTGCGAAAATTATTTCCCTTtcatgtaatcaaat is a window from the Pyrus communis chromosome 16, drPyrComm1.1, whole genome shotgun sequence genome containing:
- the LOC137720311 gene encoding elongator complex protein 1-like → MNNLKLYSEVSLNLHLQSEEELILFSAFDIEQNRLFFASSHNNIYATHLSSIQNERAWSKTSISAQVNQIELDPKDFITSFSYLMEKEALLVGTGNGLLLLHSVDDNATQVVGGVDGGVKCIAPSPDGDLLAITTGSGQVLVMTQDWDLLYETALEDLPEDGNHVCEQQLSSKFTFERPISWRGDGKYFVTLSEVQDSASMLKRLKIWERHSGAVHAVSESKSFMGSVVDWMPSGAKIAAVYDRKSENECPSIVFFERNGLERNLFSINEQTNASIEFLKWNCSSDLLAAVVRCENYDCVKVWYFSNNHWYLKSEIRYPRQDGVRFVWNPTKSLQLLCWTLGGQITSYDFIWNSAVMDDSTALVIDDSTILVTPLSLYVMPPPMYLFSLKFLSAVRDFAFYSKNSKNCLAAFLSDGSLCVVELPATDTWEELEGKEFSAEASISESPFGSFLHMTWLDPHKILAVSHYGFSHSNYLSQTTSSEDGAGFNLQEVELECSENHVPGLVTCSGWHAKVAGQNSLEEMIISIAPNPARKGSAFVQFDGGKVCEYVPKFGIPRGVPKHDWSFSSTCPSMSVVLVGNSGSLEPLISGLDESCRLHVNGKIICNNCSSFSLYSNLDDQVITHIVFATKQDCLFIADITDIFHRELEIKYEKPIQAGNKKREDHGDFINIWERGAKVVGVLHGDEAAVILQTTRGNLESIYPRKLVLASICNALVQRRFRDALLMVRRHRIDFNVIVDYCGWQVFLQSASEFVKQVNNLNYVTEFVCAINNENIIETLYKKFISLPFLKEAKDDSKGFDSNNKISSVLLAIRKALEEHSPEVPARELCILTTLARSDPPALDEALERIKAIREMELSGSNDQRRMSYPSAEEALKHLLWLSDSESVYEAALGLYDLNLAAMVALNSQRDPKEFLPFLQELESMPVTLMRYNIDLRLHRFEKALKHIVSAGDACYADSLNLMRKNPQLFPLGHQLIANPAKKKQVLEAWGDYLSGEKCFDDAAATYLCCSSLEKALKSYRACGNWSKVLTVAGLLKLSEDEIMQMAHELCEELQALGKPREAAKIALEYCGDVNNGMNLLISARDWEEALRVALMHNRQDLVSDVKNASLECASLLVGEYEEGLEKVGKYLARYLALRQRRLLLAAKIQSEERSIDDLDDDTASEASSNYSGMSAYTTGTRGSSGTSNRSNAASKARDARRQRKRGKIRPGSPGEELALADHLKGMSLTTGALQELKSLLLSLVMLGEVEIARKLQRAGENLQLSHMAAVKLTEDTISSDNIDEHSQTLDHYTQIIRSEVQNSEAFFWRCEVFLSP
- the LOC137719709 gene encoding pentatricopeptide repeat-containing protein At2g39620-like, whose translation is MQEPWWVFFSAGSILSDLDHGTCVHGQIIKNGCEDDVAVKNALGMYCKCGNISSADILFSRTEFMKDVVSWNEIISGYMQGGYAKETISSFHQMNLENFHPDLVTFVSILPAVAYLAALKRGHGFSSAVYKREKWFDEMEHKDKVSWNAVHGQGVDAVALFSLMQKNPVQVDSVSFIGVPSACRHTGLVKEGKNIFQAMHEKHNVEPELEHYACLVYLLGLAGLFDEALNLINTMPMEPDAGVWGALLGACRVHSNAELGEIALSHLVKLEPRNAANFIVI
- the LOC137719481 gene encoding uncharacterized protein, whose translation is MEARKLLNDKKFWVASFLIAWAAALQGHMMWVQRQESFKQKFGSFSETETSDAEK